One Phaseolus vulgaris cultivar G19833 chromosome 2, P. vulgaris v2.0, whole genome shotgun sequence DNA window includes the following coding sequences:
- the LOC137811309 gene encoding 7-deoxyloganetic acid glucosyltransferase-like, whose product MAEAHVLIFPLPLPAHVVSMLKLAELLVLENLHVTFLTTDTIHGRLTRFGDIQFLSKSYPKLHFKTISDCYDEGDHPGFGDRLWDLISSTTLHAKPFLRDILLSHTPQIPKLSCVIQDGIFGSLSADVASEFNVSIPIIQFRTVSACCFWAYMSATNLLQCQELPIRGDEDMDRIIKNIPGMENMLRCRDLPSFFRPDKKGNSTFESHVDRSRQSLAADAIIVNSFEDLEGPVLSQIRHHFPKVYTVGPLHCHLNTRKAESNEGEDIPKFKNAIFQVDRTCMTWLDAQPEGSVMYVSFGSSTIVKREDLTEIWHGLVNSKNRFLWVMRPDIVAGKQDDDRIPAEVEEGTKERGFIVEWAPQEEVLEHKAIGGFLTHSGWNSTLESVVAGVPMICWPYFADQQINSRFVSEVWKVGLDMKDVCDRDVVEKMVNDLMVHRREEFLNSAKAMATLAHKSVSPGGSSYSSFQDFIHYIKSTSRENN is encoded by the exons ATGGCAGAGGCGCACGTGCTGATCTTCCCTCTTCCATTGCCCGCGCATGTTGTGTCCATGCTGAAGCTCGCCGAGCTTCTGGTCCTTGAGAATCTACAcgtcaccttcctcaccaccgaCACCATCCACGGCCGCCTCACTCGTTTCGGTGACATCCAATTTCTCTCAAAATCTTACCCTAAGCTCCATTTCAAGACCATTTCCGATTGTTACGACGAGGGTGACCACCCTGGATTCGGAGACCGTCTCTGGGACCTTATTTCTTCCACAACTCTCCACGCTAAGCCCTTCTTGAGAGATATTCTGCTCTCCCACACTCCTCAAATTCCCAAACTTAGTTGCGTTATTCAGGATGGTATCTTCGGAAGCCTTTCCGCTGACGTCGCTTCTGAGTTCAACGTATCCATACCAATCATTCAATTCCGAACCGTTAGTGCTTGTTGCTTCTGGGCTTATATGTCTGCTACAAACCTCCTCCAGTGCCAAGAACTTCCCATTAGAG GAGATGAGGACATGGATCGAATCATCAAAAACATCCCCGGCATGGAAAACATGCTTCGCTGCAGAGATCTTCCAAGTTTCTTTCGACCAGACAAAAAAGGGAACTCCACTTTTGAGTCCCATGTCGACCGGAGCCGACAATCGCTTGCAGCAGACGCGATTATCGTCAACTCATTTGAGGATCTAGAAGGCCCTGTCCTCTCCCAAATACGTCATCATTTTCCCAAAGTTTACACCGTTGGCCCTCTCCACTGCCATTTGAACACCAGAAAAGCAGAATCCAACGAAGGAGAAGACATTCCCAAGTTTAAGAACGCTATTTTTCAAGTGGACAGGACCTGCATGACGTGGCTCGACGCACAACCTGAAGGGTCGGTGATGTATGTGAGTTTCGGAAGTAGCACTATTGTGAAAAGGGAAGATTTAACGGAGATTTGGCATGGTTTGGTGAACAGCAAGAATAGGTTTCTGTGGGTGATGCGCCCTGACATTGTTGCAGGAAAACAGGATGATGACCGGATACCGGCTGAGGTGGAGGAAGGGACTAAAGAGAGGGGGTTCATAGTAGAGTGGGCCCCGCAAGAGGAGGTGCTGGAACACAAGGCCATTGGTGGGTTTTTGACACACAGTGGGTGGAACTCAACCTTGGAGAGTGTGGTGGCTGGTGTGCCCATGATTTGCTGGCCATACTTTGCAGATCAGCAGATTAACAGCAGGTTTGTGAGTGAGGTTTGGAAAGTAGGGTTGGACATGAAAGATGTGTGTGATAGAGATGTTGTGGAGAAGATGGTAAATGATCTCATGGTTCATAGGAGGGAGGAGTTTCTCAATTCAGCTAAAGCAATGGCTACGTTGGCTCATAAGAGTGTGAGTCCAGGTGGTTCCTCTTACTCCAGTTTCCAGGATTTTATTCACTACATTAAATCAACCAGCAGGGAAAATAATTAA